The Coccinella septempunctata chromosome 9, icCocSept1.1, whole genome shotgun sequence genomic interval AGTTATCTTCTGTGAGTTTGTTTCCTTGAAACTGATTATTTTCTTTTCGCTTTTGAGCTCGGTAAGAGCATGCTccaatattgatttattattattagatttgagaATAAAACCTAGTTTTGTTTTGAGGATTATATCACGGGATGACGGAAATTTCGCATTCCAAATAGTTGACATTTGAATTCTATCCATTTCAGCGTCTTCTGtgttaatataatataaattcgCATATTCCATCTTCTTTATCTCGTTCATCCTAGCAGAGATGTTCCTGTTTGTTGTTTTCGTAGGCGGATTTGTTTTGGTTTTCAGTGTCTTTTGTTgtgtattttttgttgaagttgATTGTGTATAATCTTCCTTATCAATTTCCATTTGTGTGGGAATCGAATTATTCGGTGTTGGATTTATCTTTGTCTGTTGGACATATGTTGACTGTTTATTTTCTTTCTGTGTATTCAATTGAggttttttgaaaataatatcagGGGATTTATTATCGTTTTTCTTCTTAGTGTTTTTAGCGCTACTTGTTGGTTTTTTCTTCCGCTTTTTTTCCTTAACAGCTTCCTGAGGAGTTGGAACTTTTCCTCCCTCTTCTTCTCCTGAAGAGTTATAAGTAGAAGTGCCgcaggtttgagacatttctgATTCGTAGAAATCCTCAAAGTCCGCGGCGCTCACCGTAATGTTTTCAGCAATTCTGACTTGTCTTATTTGACGAATTtgacgaaaaataatatttcaattcaccAGAAACGTTGAGATTATCTTATCAATTTACGCACATGTGCTCACCATGAAGGATTCACTTGAACTGCAGGTAATTGAGTtgactgaaaaataaaataaactgattcaaataaacGAAAGTAGCATGAGAagacaataaatcagtattcattatcaatgagaaagacTTGAGAAgattcaatcctggtgctataTACTCATTTTCAtatgagaagatctagagaggtctgaaaatctatgtaaattttaatatacaataaaatacaTATTCCTGAGGAGGCATTTAATTGATTTGTCTCTACTGAACATTTGAATTGAGCGGTACTTGCAAGAATTATAAATCTGTTGGAAGATTTTAAAatatcttgcacgtggactcatttcatcagaatgaaatgaatatgaaaatggtaaaattaataattttgagaagactgtGCGTACCTTAGCTTGTGAGAAGATAAAACGAGCACCAGAATTGACCGCGAAGACTAGAAATAATACTGTGAATTATTGAGGGAATGTGGACAAATTAGGCTGTGGTTCTAAAgttctgaataaaaaatttagaaGCACAGCCTAATTTGTCCACATTCCCGCAATAATTCACTGTATTATCAAACATGGATGTACCGGACCAACAATCTTGAAATAATGATAACTGAATGAGATGAACAATGGGAAGAGGTGTTAAAAATCTAAATGTGATTTCTACAGAGTAAACAACGAGAATGGATAAGAAAATGTGTAATGTGTAGTTTTtcgcttctgaaaaacactgagagtggggctgctgcttcttcttcttcttctttgttTCCCAAGCTTTCAAGTTGGGAAACCTTGGGCTCGTCCATTGGACATGCACCCAGTATCATATGTCAAAACGTTCGGTCTCGGGTTCGGTGTTTACACAGGAATAGGTTGACATCACTGACATAGGAAAACAACAACTTGTTATTGACAAACAAACATGATATGTTATTAGGTCTTTTAACAGGAGTCAAATTAAAATTACAGCTTAATGTTTGAGGCCCTGAGGAACTCAGATATGAGCTTTGCTACATCAGGAGAGGGGCTGAAAATGACCTCATTCAGATTAATTAGGCGTTGAAAGGCGAATGCTTCTAATCTTGTATAAAATAGTGAGCAATTTTCCTGATTTAATGAACACTCGAAAAATATGTGTCTTATATCACCGCGATCGCCACAATGGCATTTTTCCTCAtctttgatttttattttgtataggTGTTGGGGTGATAGCACatgtccagatctcaatctaaTCATTGTTgttaatgtttttcttgaaatatctGTCCCTATTAACTTGTTTCCCGTAATGTTATCCTTAACTCCCACCATATTGACGTAGGTTTTTCCTTTACTTTTGCCCATTTCCTTCCATTCTATATGCCATTCCTTCTTGACTTCTTGTCTAATCATGTTGTAAACATCCTGGTAGCTACCCTCGTAATTCGTTACATCTTTTTCTCTCCCTCTGTTAGCCAGCCTATCTGCCTCCTCGTTCCCAGCTATGCCAGAATGGCTGGGGATCCACACATATTTAACATTAATTCCCATCTCCTCTGCTCTTATTAGCAGTGCTTTAACCCTAATTTCTATAGCATGtatgtcagtttttattttccagtttttGAGTTTCATGATTGCGCTTCGTGAATCCGTGAAAATGATGATATTTGTTCTAGGGTTGTTCTTTAGGGACCACTCTAAGGCATATCCAATTGCGAACATTTCTGCTGTGTATATAGCCCAATGATCTGGTAATCTGAGAGATGCCGATATATTTTCAGAGTATATTCCAGCTCCAACGGTCCGAGGATTGTCCTGTTTTGATGCATCGGTATAAACAGCCTGATATGGGGATCTAATATGCCTCTCGCAAAAGGATTGGAACTTCAAAGGTGCGtcgatgcaatttttttttattggagcTACCACTATATCATGGTCTCTGATGTGCATATCAATATTCAAGTTGTAGACTGGAAGTTTTTGTGATCTCTCCATGAGTTTAATTCTGGGCTTTACTCTTTCATACGCTTCTACAAAGGGTGGTTTTCTATTATTGTTCCAAAAACCTTTGAAAAGTGTGAGTTCTTCAATGTTTTGCAGTATTGGGTCATTTCTGCATCTCATTCTTTTTAGTATATATTTTGACGATAGtaatattcttcttttttctaGTTTCATTTCTCCACTTTCTGAAAGGATAATGTTTATTGGTGCAGATCGCATGAGTCCCAAGCTTATTCTCAGTGCATGATATTGCACCCTGTCTAACTTCCTCAGAGAGGTCACAGAGCATGTTCCATATAATAGAGCCCCAAAATCCAAGTGTGGTCGGATCAGCGATTTATATATCCCCAACAGTACTCTAGGTTGGGCACCCCACCAGGTTCCACATAATGTTCTCAGTATGTTACAGTTCTTCATTGCTTTGCCGCAGACCTTATCTATTTGTTTTGTCCAATTGAGTTTTTGATCTAATGTTACTCCTAGATATTTTATCTCTTGTTTCCAGGGGATTTCTGTTTCTTCGATGGAGAACTTTGGTATTTGCTCAGGTATGGGTCTACGTGCAAATAACATTGCAGCACATTTTTCTGCACACATTTTGAGGTTTCTCTTTCCCAGCCATTCTCCTAGATTTTTTAAGGTTTTATCTAgattttcccatatctctccTATgtcccatcctgtacattctaAAAATAGATCATCAGCGTACTGACAGATCTTAACATTTCCCGCTGCGCACACCCCAACTTTCAAGAGATATACATTAAATAATGTAGGGCTAAGTAATGATCCCtgtattaatccttcatgcgcTATCCAGGGTCCCTTTATGCTGTCTGCAtctttatcatgaaaatataattcCCGATAATTCATTGAAGCTATAATCAGATTTGCGATGTCTACTGGTATGCCGATATCATATAAATCGTCCTTAAGAATATGTAGGTTTACATTATCATAAGCTGCTTTTATATccagaaaaataatgatagtgaATTTTCTCCGTATAAAGGATTCATAGATGCTGGAGCATGCCACCAAGAGATTGTCGTAAATAGATTTTCCTCGTCTAAAACCGAAACTGTAGggattatttttttctacattttcctCTGTTATCTTTTCTATCCTGTGTTTTACTATTGACTCCAATATTTTCACTGAGCAGGGTGCCAACGAGATGGGTCGTAAATTGTCTACATTGTTGACGTCTTTACCTGGTTTGCCGAAAGGGAGtattaaaaatttcattgagGTATTTATAGTTTGTGGATTTACAAGTAACTTGTTGAATATTTCCGCTAATTTTTCCCAAGCCATTATAGGTAGATTTCTGTACATTGGATATGTCAGCGAATTCATTCCAGGAGCAGAGTCTTTTTCCGGTATAAGTTTACGAATCTCCAATGGGGTGATCATAGGGGAAAGGTTGTTCTCTAGGTTAAAAGATATCAggggtgatttattttctgttagTTTGATCATTAATTTTTCCACGGTTTCAACCTCGGGTTGGTTAGTGCAGGTATGTCCATCTTTActacctttgaatttttgtatggTATTCCATGCTTTCTtgctattgttgaaatttatactTTCGGTAaattttctgaaactattccttTTTTCGGTCTTGATCATACGTTTGGTTCTGGCTTTCAATTCCTTTACTCTGATATAATTTTCCAAATTGGGTTCTCTTATATATTCCGCAAAGGCATCTTTTCGCTGGAGTATTGCCTTCGTCAGTTCATCAGTCCACCATATCGCTATCTTATGGTTATTGGTTTTTCTATCCATTTTGATGGGGATGCTTCTTTCCGCACATATCTTAACCATATCATCGAATTCACTTAAgttgtttatttcattctcACTCATGAAATTGTTTATATTCGTTTGGAATTTAGGCTAATCAGCTTTGgaagttttaaattttcttgtagaataaaattttgtcgttTTTATGTTTTGTTCTTCTGAAAAATGTATGTGAATTGGGAAGTGGTCGCTTTGTCCTGTATCATGATTTACCATCCACGAAAACTTGTTGGCGAGATTAGTCGGTACAATAGTCAGGTCTGGTGCACTTTTCTTTTCATTTGGTTTCGTCAGTCTTGTCGCAGATCCATCATTTAGTATAATTATCGACATACATGTCGTCGTATGTCTGGCGAGTACACACGCGTCTTGGTTGTTTCTTCGATTTCGTCTTAATTTGCAGTGAAATATTGGCGAAAAGaactttttttgattttctaatACGTTAACAAGATATTAGAAGTCATCCTGAGGCCCCAACaactgaaaattgcaatttcaagACCTGCATTTGATTTCGATTTAGGGGTCAGCATACATAACACGATAAATATGTCTAATACTTGCAAGTTGTGTAGCGACAACTTTATTGTCAACACAAAGTCTATAAAGTGCAGTTCCTGTCGACTTGATTTCCATCCAAAGTGCGTTCAAATAAAGGATACCGTCCTGAAAGCTTTGGCCGAGTCTGTAAACATCTGCtttttttgttttgattgtTTGGATCGTGTGAAGGCCAAACTGGAACATGAGCCTGAGAACGTTCATGGAATGGGAAGTGATGGAGACTTATTGAGCGCTTTGATAGAGAAACACACCAAAGCTATAGTAGAAGACTGCCAGATGAAGTTTAATAGCCTTAAGGAAGAAATTGTGGCTCTGAAGGATAGTAATAAGGATTTagttcgattaatgtcatccaATGAATACAAGAACGCTGGGACATCCAGATCAAAGGAAATTACTATAGTCGAGAAAGACTCATCATCCAAATTGCTGTCGGTACCATCAGATCTGAAGCAGAAAACAGGCAATAAGGAGGTGTCCTCCAGTCTGACAAAAAGGAAAGAGTGGCGACTTTGGATCCTGTGAAAGAGGTCTTGGAACATCCTAAGCCTTCCTATCCAAGGAAGACATTCACAAGAGATCCGGCAATCCATGCAAAAGGAAAACCCGATGTCAATATTAAACCAGCTCCGAAGGGTAGAAGGTGGATATGGATTGGTGGTCTATCAAGAGAAACTTCGCCGTCCAACATATTATCATACATGACTGAGAGATGGCCGAAAAACGATCTTTTATGTTTCGACTTGAAGTCTAAAAATAGCAAAAAATCTTTTAAGGTAGGTAGCAAAGATCTAGATTTGGAGGAGTTACTTAACCCAGAAGCATGGCCTGAGGGTATACTAATCAGACCATTCCAGAACATCTAGCTAAGAGTAACCCAATCTGACAATGAAGCTGTGTACCAAGGAAGTTATTGTAAGGTGAACGATATTAGTTGTAGTGCTAGTTCAAACTTACCTCAGAATATTTGTTTATATTGCTATTACCAAAATGTCAGAGGGTTACGTACAAAGATAACTAATCTTGCTGTATCAATAATTAGTTCAGATTATGATGTTATATTTTTAACTGAAACTTGGTTGTGTAAAGACATCTCAAATTCAGAATTAGGTATTAATAATTTCGATATTTACCGCAAAGATAGAGATTCCGTAATTAGCTGTAAATCAAGGGGAGGTGGTGTCATGATAGCCATAAAGAAATCGATTTCTTCAAGAATTATATCAAGCTCACATAATGATATAGAAGTTATATTTGTTTTAGTTCATACTGAGCGCGGAGATATATTATTGTCAAATGTATATTTCCCTCCAAATAGCGACGTTTCTCTTTACGAGAGGTTTTGCGAAGAATTAGAAGATATATCTGATCGATATTCTGACGCAAACCTTATATGCTGTGGAGACTTTAATCTCCCCGGTATCAGTTGGAAAACCGAGTCTAATAAAAACTCAGTAAAGATAACAAAAACTCAAACGGTAATCGCACAGTCGATGGCATTGTTAAATATGGTGCAATTGAACGAAATCTCAAACATGAACAATGTGTTATAAGATTTAATATTTTCATCATTCGATAACACGACGGTTTCTTAAGCGGCTGATATCTTGCTTCCTTGTGATGTACATCATCCGGCATTATGTTTCTACATTGATTCCGGATGTTCGATAagggaagaacaaaattacacaTTCCTGGATTTTAAGAACGCAAATTACAATGATTTATTAGATTACTTTTCGACAATAAACTGGaacgaaattatttttgaaagggATGTTCAAAAGTCCATTTCAAACTTTTACTATATTGTTGATTCAGCAGTTGAATTATATGTTCCCAAAagaatatcaaaaaaatataaattcccAAATTGGTTTTCACCTCACCTAAAAGGTctaatttattcgaaaaaagcgGCACATAGATCATATAAGATATCTAATAGCTTAGAAATATATACACAGTTTGCTGAATTGAGACAAAAGTGTAAAATTGAGTCGGAAAATTGCTTTCGTGAATATATAAATTCTGTCGAAAACTCTATAGAAATTAACCCAaagtatttttggaaatttgtgAACGATTCCAAGTTGAATGAGAGTCTTCCCTCAACTAtgtatttccaagatgaaatttcagaaaatccaCAAGAAATAGCCGAATTTTTTAGTTCCTATTTTTCCAAAGTTTATAAAGCGAGCAAACCAAAACACTTGAATACACCGCAGGATAATCTAGTCGATATAGGAAATGTATATTTTACGCCAGATGAAGTACTTAAAGAGTTGTTGACTTTGAATGACTCTAATGACTCGGGTGCTGATAATATTGGGGCGATATTTTTGAAGCGCTGCGGTGATATATTAGCTGAACCTTTATGCCTTATATTCAATAGCTCGATTAATTGCGGAAGTTATCCAAAGATCTGGAAAGATAACTTTGTTATTCCTGTACACAAGTCTGGAGATGAAAAAGATGTAAAAAATTATAGACCAGTATTGAAATATTCTCACATCCCTAAAATTTTCGATAAGCTTGTCAACATCAAGATTTCGCCCTGCCTTTCACATGTTTTTCTATCAGAACAACACGGATTCATTAGCAAGAGATCGGTAACAACTAATCTTGTTTCGTACATAGACATCATTTCAAAtgcaatgaaagaaaaatttcaggtTGATAGCATTTACACCGACTTTCAAAAAGCTTTTGACACGGTTCCACATTCGTTACTTGTTGAAAAACTTGAAGGGATCGGTATCGGCCCTCCGTTATTGGACTGGTTGTCTGATCGTCTGCGTGATGGTACCTTAAGGGTTAAGCTTAGAGATAATAATTATCTCCGAGCAGTTTCTCGTTCTTTCTGGGGTTGGTCAGGGTTCACCCCTTTCTACGCTACTCTTCCTATGTTTTataaatgatataggaaaatatATTAGAGGAAGTCTATTTCTACTGTTCGCTGACGATCTTAAATTGTTTAGGATCATACGGAGTATTCAAGATTGTCTTTCACTACAAGAAGATCTTATCAATGTTGAAAGGTGGTGTGTTGACAATGAAATGCAATTCAATATCGGTAAATGTAGTGTAATGAGATTTTACAAAATTAAATCACCTATCCAGTACGATTATAAGTTGAACAATGTCAAACTGAGCTCAAGCCTAATTGTTAAAGATCTAGGAATACACCTCGACCACCAACTGAATTTGATTCAGCATATTTTCATCATAACTCAAAAAGCTATGAGGATGCTTGGATTTATTAAGAGAAAACTCAAAGATTTTAATAATATCTCTGCcttaaaaagtgtttattttgcgAATGTCCGAAGTATATTGGAATATTCAACTGTAGTTTGGTCTCCTTATTATGAAgtacacaaaaataatattgagcGCGTGCAACGAAAATTTTTAAGATGGGTTGCTTACAAAATGAGTATTCCCAAGGCCTCAATAAACTACGACCATCTACACGTGTCTTTATCAATGAAACCACTATCTATAAGAAGGAATAATTTTGATGTAATGTTTGTATATAAACTAATCAATAATTACATTGATTGTGAATACTTAGTATCTAAGATAAAACTTAATGCGAAAAATGTATTCCTTAGACATAGAGATCTCTTATACATCGAATATAACCCCACTAATTATGCCATGAATAATCCGATTGCACGAGCGATAAAAGGGGCAAATGCATCGTAGATTGATCTTTTTCAGATATCTATTTTTAGTCttaaaagatattttgaagCTATTTGAACTTGTCAACTGTTCTTGTTGTTTTTCCTTGttgttttttttgtagatttcaacattttttgtttgttttcttgttaatttcaGGTCTCCCATGATCACAAAAGGACCTGGGCTTGAATCTATTATTTTAATCAGTATTTTCTTGTCTAATTTGGTATCTGGTGGGTTATATATGTTAATAAACCAGACCTTGTTTACTTCTACTATCtgaaattggaatttttttggcttattttggatatttatgtTTATAATTTTGAACTTTATATTTTCCTTGATTAAGAGGGCTATTCCTCCCCAACGGTCATATCTGTCATTTCtgataattttataattttttattttaattattttatcttTATCAAGAAGGGTTTCAGTCAAGGCTATCATATCCGGCATAGACATTGTCAGCTTGCCCATAAGTTCGTTATAATTAGCTATTATTGATCTTATATTCCATTGTATAATAAacatattgaatatatttgaGACTAGTTAggtaaacaaaataaaaaagggGTTTACATATACACATATATTTGTCGGTGGGCAGGATATAATGAAGGGTTAATATTCTCCAATTTCATCCATAGATGTATCatctatttctattttattctcTGGAGGTTTATGTACTTGTACATcgtgaataattatttttctctcattatttataatattctCTTCGAAATTTGAATAGTTCGACTGAGTTTCTATTTCATTTGTTGGATTAATATCATCTAAGTTTATAGATATATCCATTTCTGAGTTTTgggtattataaattttttctttattattcATGTTGTAATTTGGTTCATATTCGATCaggcattttttaatttcatctcTGTCATATGCTGGTTTTTGAGGAGCTATTCTTTTCCTAGGAGAAAAGGTGGTAATTCTGTGGGGtttatttgttttattatcTGAATGTTTTTTTGATGCTTTTGTTTTGTCCGCATATGATATTCTGTTAACTGTTACCGGGAGTGTTTTGATGTTATTTTCCTCCTCGTATTTCGGAAGACTCGGAAATGCACTCGTacctatattgaaattttttcgtctTCGAAGCATGAGGTTCGCTTCATAAAAGGTATATTTATATACTGCCATAGCTTCTTTAATCAATTTTTGATGTTCGTATTCCGGGCAGGTTCTTTCCATCGCCGTATGCCCTTCTCCACAAAATATACATTTTGTTTCATTAGAGCAGTTTGCATATTCATGATCCTCACCACAATTTCTGCATCTCCTACTACTTTTACATAAATGTGCCGTATGTCCGAAACGTATGCAATTAAAGCATTGTATAACAGGATAGACGTATTTCGAGACTTCTAAAAAATTATGGTATAATGTTATATAGTTAGGTAATGTAGTACTTCTAAACGTAATTACGCAAGATTTAGTCTTTTTGTATTGTACTTCGCCATCGATTATAACTCTTTTCTTTAGTCTTCGAACATTAATTATTTCGTAATCGGATTTTCCAAAATCTATAATTTCTTGTTCATCTATATCTACATCTATTCCCGAAATGATACCTCTGACTGTTAAATATACTGCAGGGATGTATACATTATAAGCTGGAAAAGTATTATTTGATACAAACTTGTTTGCGTCTTCGGCCGTGGTAAACTCTATTCCATTCTATTTCTGccttttttggatattttatttattcttaattcaaagttgttattttcgaaaaaaaattttcctatAGTCAATGGGTTTAGATTTCCCACTTTACCAATCTTACTTTCTACAAAAACAACATATGGTCCCTTATCATTAACTCCGTATTTGAATATGTGTTTATTTTCGTTCGCATCTTTTTTCGATGTTAAAGATTGTGATAATATGTCGacttgagtattcaactcgCTGTCT includes:
- the LOC123321056 gene encoding uncharacterized protein LOC123321056, with product MDRKTNNHKIAIWWTDELTKAILQRKDAFAEYIREPNLENYIRVKELKARTKRMIKTEKRNSFRKFTESINFNNSKKAWNTIQKFKGSKDGHTCTNQPEVETVEKLMIKLTENKSPLISFNLENNLSPMITPLEIRKLIPEKDSAPGMNSLTYPMYRNLPIMAWEKLAEIFNKLLVNPQTINTSMKFLILPFGKPGKDVNNVDNLRPISLAPCSVKILESIVKHRIEKITEENVEKNNPYSFGFRRGKSIYDNLLVACSSIYESFIRRKFTIIIFLDIKAAYDNVNLHILKDDLYDIGIPVDIANLIIASMNYRELYFHDKDADSIKGPWIAHEGLIQGSLLSPTLFNVYLLKVGVCAAGNVKICQYADDLFLECTGWDIGEIWENLDKTLKNLGEWLGKRNLKMCAEKCAAMLFARRPIPEQIPKFSIEETEIPWKQEIKYLGVTLDQKLNWTKQIDKVCGKAMKNCNILRTLCGTWWGAQPRVLLGIYKSLIRPHLDFGALLYGTCSVTSLRKLDRVQYHALRISLGLMRSAPINIILSESGEMKLEKRRILLSSKYILKRMRCRNDPILQNIEELTLFKGFWNNNRKPPFVEAYERVKPRIKLMERSQKLPVYNLNIDMHIRDHDIVVAPIKKNCIDAPLKFQSFCERHIRSPYQAVYTDASKQDNPRTVGAGIYSENISASLRLPDHWAIYTAEMFAIGYALEWSLKNNPRTNIIIFTDSRSAIMKLKNWKIKTDIHAIEIRVKALLIRAEEMGINVKYVWIPSHSGIAGNEEADRLANRGREKDVTNYEGSYQDVYNMIRQEVKKEWHIEWKEMGKSKGKTYVNMVGVKDNITGNKLIGTDISRKTLTTMIRLRSGHVLSPQHLYKIKIKDEEKCHCGDRGDIRHIFFECSLNQENCSLFYTRLEAFAFQRLINLNEVIFSPSPDVAKLISEFLRASNIKL